CTAAATCTATATCTAGTTTAGATGCTTCCAGATCAACTTGAATGATGTAGGGGATCCAGTCCTGCATAAAAACATTAATGTGCTTTTTTTGTATTTTTGATAATTCAGGATCAGCGTAATATATATATCTATCAGTAATTCTAGTTAGTAATATGAAATGAAAAGATTTATCTTTCTTTTCCACTTGAGTTATTAAAGGTACACTCATTTCGCTAAATGCTAGTCTATTTTTTTCTACTTTGAAAATAGTTGATTTAACTCCAAATTTTGTTAAGCCTGTTTTTAAGTCCCCGAAAGTTGTACCAGCTTGAGTATTTTTTATGATAGGCCTGATTTCACATAGAGATACTACTTTTTTAAAATAATTGCTTAATAACATGCTTACACATGCTGCACCGCAATCTTCTTCTCCGCTTTGAGGTGTTATCCTAAATTTCATTTTTATCACCATCGTTCCAATTTAATAATTGAAATAACTCGTTAAGCATTCCTTTGTACCCTGTTGTATTTAACTCCTCTTTAATCAGTATGGCAGATGGAATGTCCCCTAAGGACCAATATAAGAAGCCAATTATATCTTCAAAATTATATCCATTTTCAACTGTTCTATAAGAATCGTGTTGAATATTTTTTTTCGTATTAATCATCACTTCAAGTAGTTCTTTTTGAGTATCCATTATTTTTTGGATCTCATTAAGTACTGTTAAATAAACTAAACCAGATTTTGAAAAAGTCTCTTTGGTATTAAATTCTTCCCAATATTTTTTTATATAAATTTCTGCTTTTTGAGTTTTTCCTTGTTCGATTAAACAGCTGATTAAATCTAAGTAAGCTTCGTTTGTAAATCTACTTGTAGGATAAATATCAAAAAAACTTGATAGGGAAAGCTCATATTCTTCCTGACTTAGTAGAGGTTTTGCATCTCTACAATAAAAATAATAATATCTATCATTATCAGGGAACTCTGTCAACATTTTCTCATTTAGAATTGTGTTTCTCTTAGATTTATTTTTTTCTGTCATTGTATTATCTTCGTAACCATCGTGTATCATTACGACATCTTCAAGAATTACGGTTGTAAGATTGTCTGCGTTTAAATTATTTTTATAAATAGGGTATTCGTGAACATAACCGAAAAATTTATATAGGCCATTATTTTTAATTATTCTTCCTGTGTTATAAACAATACTATCATTTGTATTTAATACTTTAGGACAAAATACAATAGCGTCATTAGATACCTTTTCTATTTTTAAAATATTATTTCTAATATTTATAAGTCCTGATGGCTGTATTATTTCATCCGAATCTATAAAAAATATCCAATCTTTTTTTGATAAAGTAATAATAAAGTTACGAATTTCTGAAAAATTATCATCCCATTGTTTATAATAAAGTCCTATTTTAGGAAAGTTTTTTTTTATTATATTTATAGTTTGATCTGTTGAACCAGTGTCAACAACGATAACTTCATCTATATCATTTATTTGTCTTTGTATAGCTTCTAAACATCTTGAAATAGTTTTTTCTTCATTTTTACACATTATTCCAATAGAAATTGAAGGTGAAATCAATATTTTTCCCCCTAATCTTAAAAAAATAGTATAGAGATTTACATACATATACAAACAGTGAGTCAAAAAAACTCACTGTTTGTCTTTTTTGTTAAATTAATTAGCGACAATATCTTGACAGGTAAGAAGACATATTTTGGTAGTCGCTGCAACCGCATTTGTTTCCCATAGAGCATAGTGCTGCTGCAACGGGTAATTGTGCTGCATAAAGTGCGCACCACCCACTAGCTCCACCATTCTTAGTTTCAC
The DNA window shown above is from Enterococcus sp. 4G2_DIV0659 and carries:
- a CDS encoding glycosyltransferase, encoding MISPSISIGIMCKNEEKTISRCLEAIQRQINDIDEVIVVDTGSTDQTINIIKKNFPKIGLYYKQWDDNFSEIRNFIITLSKKDWIFFIDSDEIIQPSGLINIRNNILKIEKVSNDAIVFCPKVLNTNDSIVYNTGRIIKNNGLYKFFGYVHEYPIYKNNLNADNLTTVILEDVVMIHDGYEDNTMTEKNKSKRNTILNEKMLTEFPDNDRYYYFYCRDAKPLLSQEEYELSLSSFFDIYPTSRFTNEAYLDLISCLIEQGKTQKAEIYIKKYWEEFNTKETFSKSGLVYLTVLNEIQKIMDTQKELLEVMINTKKNIQHDSYRTVENGYNFEDIIGFLYWSLGDIPSAILIKEELNTTGYKGMLNELFQLLNWNDGDKNEI